In a genomic window of Coregonus clupeaformis isolate EN_2021a chromosome 27, ASM2061545v1, whole genome shotgun sequence:
- the spag7 gene encoding sperm-associated antigen 7 homolog, producing the protein MRMRIPSPRMILNNVLPVVIIQSKMADLLGSILSSMEKPPTVGDKESRRKAREQAARMKKMQEDEKKKKAEFRKRMEKEVSEFIQDTKQQKRKYSPMGKIERSILHDVAEVAGLASFSFEEDEESRYVMIFKKEFAPSDDELEAYRKGEEWDPQKAEYRRRLKEQAALEEETASKTQKRAASPSSNYRDKYSHLIGTSSAKDAAHTLEANQAYGMVPVANKRDTRSIEQAMNEIRAKKRQKTGDEDTGAGSTSTS; encoded by the exons ATGCGCATGCGTATTCCCTCACCACGAATGATTTTAAACAACGTGCTTCCGGTAGTGATCATTCAGTCCAAGATGGCGGACCTCCTGGGCTCAATCTTGAGTTCGATGGAAAAACCTCCTACAGTCGGCGACAAGGAGAGCCGACGAAAGGCCCGAG AACAGGCGGCAAGAATGAAGAAGATGCAGGAGGATGAGAAGAAAAAGAAAGCAGAGTTCAGGAAAAGG ATGGAGAAAGAGGTGTCAGAATTCATTCAAGACACTAAGCAACAGAAGAGGAAGTACAGTCCCATGGGAAAGATTGAAAGGAGCATATT GCATGATGTTGCAGAAGTCGCTGGTCTGGCATCGTTTTCTTTcgaagaggatgaggagagcaGATACGTCATGATTTTTAAGAAG GAGTTTGCTCCATCAGACGACGAGCTGGAGGCTTACCGGAAAGGAGAGGAGTGGGACCCCCAGAAAGCTGAATACCGTCGCAGACTTAAA GAGCAGGCCGCGTTGGAAGAGGAGACCGCCAGTAAGACACAGAAGAGGGCAGCATCTCCCAGCTCCAATTACCGTGACAAGTACAGCCATCTGATCGGCACCTCTTCTGCTAAGGATGCAGCACATACGCTAGAGGCCAACCAGGCATATGGCATGG taCCTGTGGCCAACAAAAGGGACACCCGCTCCATAGAGCAGGCCATGAATGAGATCCGGGCCAAGAAACGTCAGAAGACAGGAGATGAAGACACCGGGGCAGGGAGCACCTCCACCTCCTGA